From one Diorhabda carinulata isolate Delta chromosome 12, icDioCari1.1, whole genome shotgun sequence genomic stretch:
- the LOC130899840 gene encoding uncharacterized protein LOC130899840 has protein sequence MQAYGRLLFLADKNKPRKTLDTEVSQNQQIGDSEVNKDTAGDEDKEREDVPSVTKSPKEREFRSPKLGFKRKRGPLAAPPITTPLLNEALNVMKSIQNKKEDAKDEYSLFSEQIAIKIRKLNSPQARFAVQNAINHVLYEAEIGMYNPGIPQASCSGPNTAFYSQAPYSYSHHRPQNTATPPLSSPGSECSTFQSEYSPSPTPTPTHVQAESQSNIPGLEDMFSL, from the exons ATGCAAGCCTATGGCCGATTGTTATTCCTTGCTGACAAAAACAAACCAAGAAAAACATTGGACACTGAG GTTTCACAAAATCAACAAATTGGAGACAGTGAAGTCAACAAGGACACTGCTGGTGATGAAGACAAGGAAAGAGAGGATGTGCCGTCGGTAACAAAGTCACCCAAGGAAAGAGAATTCAGGTCTCCTAAATTGGGATTTAAAAGGAAACGCGGACCTCTTGCAGCTCCTCCTATCACGACACCACTGTTGAATGAAGCTCTGAATGTTATGAAatctattcaaaacaaaaaagaagatgCAAAGGATGAGTATTCTCTTTTTAGTGAgcaaattgcaataaaaatacgaaaacttAATTCACCCCAAGCAAGATTTGCCGTTCAAAATGCTATAAATCATGTCTTGTATGAGGCAGAAATTGGTATGTACAACCCTGGTATCCCTCAAGCTAGCTGCAGTGGTCCTAACACGGCATTTTATTCGCAAGCTCCCTACAGCTACTCTCACCATCGACCACAGAATACTGCAACCCCGCCATTGTCATCACCTGGTTCCGAATGTAGCACTTTCCAATCTGAATACTCTCCTTCACCTACTCCAACTCCTACCCATGTTCAAGCTGAAAGTCAGTCGAACATTCCTGGTTTAGAAGACATGTTTTCATTGTAA
- the LOC130899839 gene encoding uncharacterized protein LOC130899839: protein MRFLASGDSYSSLSYLLKMSKQTISSIIPDVCAALISVLQDEVKKPENASDWNIIAKQFHDLWQYPNCIGAIDGKHITLQAPIHSRSEFFNYKSFHSIVLLAIVDPSYNFIYANVGCQGRISDGGVFNNTSFKEQLDTNALHLPPPCPLPGRQLPMQYCLVGDEAFQLTVNLMKPFSGTYARGYKERIFNYKLSRARRVSENAFGILSSSFRVLRKPMLLEPDTATKVTLATVYLHNYLRKTSSRSIYSPNEMFDKECPDNGEVDPGLWRRDLSSSQLSSGRVVSRRSNTEAQNARHEFAAYFCSPQGELHYQYNK, encoded by the exons ATGCGCTTTTTAGCAAGTGGAGATTCATATTCGTCCTTGAGCTACCTGCTGAAGATGTCGAAACAAACAATTTCCTCCATCATACCAGATGTTTGTGCTGCACTCATCTCTGTACTTCAAGATGAAGTAAAA aaaCCAGAAAATGCATCTGATTGGAACATCATTGCGAAACAATTTCATGACCTATGGCAATACCCGAATTGCATCGGAGCGATCGACGGCAAGCATATAACTCTACAAGCCCCAATTCACTCTAGATCTGAATTTTTTAACTACAAGTCTTTCCACAGTATCGTTTTACTCGCTATAGTGGACCCCTCTTACAATTTCATCTATGCAAATGTTGGTTGTCAGGGAAGAATTTCTGATGGTGGAGTGTTTAATAATACATCTTTCAAAGAACAACTTGATACTAACGCTTTACATCTTCCTCCACCATGTCCTTTACCAGGACGACAATTACCAATGCAGTATTGTCTTGTGGGAGATGAAGCGTTTCAATTAACTGTAAATTTAATGAAGCCATTTTCTGGTACATACGCAAGAGGATATAAGGAAAGAATATTCAACTACAAACTAAGTCGAGCCCGCAGAGTTTCCGAAAACGCTTTCGGTATTCTTTCATCTAGTTTTCGTGTGTTAAGGAAGCCGATGTTATTAGAACCAGATACAGCAACTAAAGTGACTTTGGCTACAGTTTACTTGCATAATTATTTAAGGAAAACCTCATCACGATCTATCTATTCTCCAAATGAAATGTTTGACAAAGAATGCCCAGACAATGGAGAAGTAGATCCAGGTTTGTGGAGACGAGATTTATCATCATCTCAGCTTTCTAGCGGTCGAGTAGTCTCTAGAAGAAGTAATACCGAAGCACAGAATGCAAGACATGAATTTGCAGCATATTTTTGTTCGCCACAGGGTGAACTGCATTACcaatacaacaaataa